A portion of the Saccharomyces paradoxus chromosome XV, complete sequence genome contains these proteins:
- a CDS encoding uncharacterized protein (ABC transporter~similar to YOL075C), producing the protein MSQLKNGDVATKLIENRLSFSRIPRISLHVRDLSIVASKTNTTLVNRFSMDLPSGSVMAVMGGSGSGKTTLLNVLASKISGGLTHDGSIRYVLEDPISEPEETGPNTAHLGGQDHPTQKHVIMAYLPQQDVLSPRLTCRETLKFAADLKLNSSERTKKLMVEQLIEELGLKDCADTLVGDNSHRGLSGGEKRRLSIGTQMISNPSIMFLDEPTTGLDAYSAFLVIKTLKKLAKEDGRTFIMSIHQPRSDILFLLDQVCILSKGNVVYCDKMDNTIPYFESIGYRVPNLVNPADYFIDLSSVDSRSDKEEAATQSRLSSLIDHWHDYERTHLQLQAESYINNATEIQIQNMTTRLPFWKQVTVLTRRNFKLNFSDYVTLISTFAEPLIIGTVCGWIYYKPDKSSIGGLRTTTACLYASTILQCYLYLLFDTYRLCEQDIALYDRERAEGSVTPLAFIVARKLSLFLSDDFAMTMIFVSITYFMFGLEADAKKFFYQFAVVFLCQLSCSGLSMLSVAVSRDFSKASLVGNMTFTVLSMGCGFFVNAKVMPVYVRWIKYIAFTWYSFGTLMSSTFTDSYCTSDNLDECLGNQILEVYGFSKNWITVPAVVLLCWSVGYFVVGAIILYLHKIDITLQNEVKSKEKKTSKKSPSGKKPEIQLLDDVHHQKDLEAEKERKVSITIKLQDIDLRVIFSAPLSNWKEGNFHHETKEILQSVNAIFKPGMINAIMGPSGSGKSSLLNLISGRLKSSVFAKFDTSGSIMFNDIQVSQLMFKNVCSYVSQDDDHLLAALTVKETLKYAAALRLHHLTEAERMERTDNLIRSLGLKHCENNIIGNEFVKGISGGEKRRVTMGVQLLNDPPILLLDEPTSGLDSFTSATILEILEKLCREQGKTIIITIHQPRSELFKRFGNVLLLAKSGRTAFNGSPDEMIAYFAKLGFNCPSFTNVADFFLDLISVNTQNEQNEISSRARVEKILSAWKDNMDSESLSSTPISEKQQYSQESFLTEYSEFVRKPANLVLAYMVNVKRQFTTTRRSFDSLMARIAQIPGLGVIFALFFAPVKHNYTSISNRLGLAQESTALYFVGMLGNLACYPTERDYFYEEYNDNVYGIAPFFLAYMTLELPLSALASVLYAVFTVLACGLPRTAGNFFATVYCSFIVTCCGEALGIMTNTFFERPGFVVNCISIILSIGTQMSGLMSLGMSRVLKGFNYLNPVGYTSMIIINFAFPGNLKLTCEDGGKNPDGTCEFANGHDVLISYGLVRDTQKYLGIIVCVAIIYRLIAFFILKAKLEWIKW; encoded by the coding sequence ATGTCACAGCTGAAGAATGGCGATGTGGCCACTAAATTAATCGAAAATAGACTTTCCTTCTCAAGAATCCCTAGAATAAGCCTCCATGTAAGGGATTTGTCAATCGTTGCATCCAAGACCAATACGACGCTAGTTAACAGGTTTTCCATGGATTTGCCCAGTGGGTCGGTCATGGCAGTTATGGGTGGTTCGGGTTCAGGGAAGACTACGTTGCTAAATGTTCTGGCATCCAAGATCAGCGGTGGGTTAACTCATGATGGATCTATACGGTACGTCTTGGAAGATCCAATTTCTGAACCTGAGGAAACAGGGCCTAATACGGCCCACTTGGGTGGTCAAGACCATCCCACTCAGAAGCACGTAATAATGGCTTACCTACCGCAACAAGATGTACTCTCTCCCAGATTGACTTGTAGAGAGACTCTTAAATTTGCAGCTGATTTGAAACTGAACTCTTCCGAGCGAACTAAGAAACTAATGGTTGAGCAATTAATTGAAGAATTGGGGCTTAAGGATTGTGCAGATACTCTAGTTGGGGATAACTCTCACAGAGGTCTTTCTGGTGGTGAAAAGAGAAGACTAAGTATTGGTACTCAAATGATTTCAAACCCTTCCATCATGTTTCTGGATGAGCCTACTACTGGACTGGATGCATATTCTGCCTTTTTGGTTAtcaaaactttgaaaaaattggctAAAGAAGATGGCAGGACTTTTATCATGTCAATTCACCAGCCAAGATCagatatattatttttattggacCAGGTTTGTATTCTGTCAAAGGGTAATGTGGTATATTGTGACAAAATGGATAATACTATCCCTTATTTTGAGTCTATTGGTTACCGCGTACCCAACCTGGTGAATCCAGCAGATtatttcattgatttgTCAAGTGTAGACTCTAGAtctgataaagaagaagctgcTACACAAAGCCGGCTAAGTTCATTGATTGACCATTGGCATGATTATGAGAGAACTCATTTGCAATTACAGGCGGAATCTTATATAAACAACGCTACGGAAATTCAAATCCAAAATATGACTACCAGACTACCATTTTGGAAGCAAGTCACGGTGCTGACGAGGCGAAATTTTAAATTAAACTTTTCAGATTATGTTACTTTGATATCTACCTTCGCAGAACCGTTGATTATTGGTACTGTCTGCGGTTGGATTTACTATAAACCTGATAAAAGCAGTATAGGTGGTTTAAGGACAACAACCGCATGCTTGTACGCGTCGACCATTTTGCAATGTTACCTgtatttgctttttgatACTTATCGACTTTGTGAACAGGATATTGCGTTATATGATAGAGAAAGGGCAGAGGGTTCGGTGACACCGTTGGCATTCATCGTCGCTAGGAAACTGTCACTTTTTCTCTCTGACGATTTCGCAATGACCATGATTTTTGTCAGTATAACGTATTTCATGTTTGGATTGGAAGCAGATGctaagaaatttttttatcaatttgCCGTTGTATTTCTATGTCAATTATCATGCTCAGGCTTATCTATGTTATCGGTGGCAGTATCGAGAGATTTTTCTAAAGCATCTTTAGTGGGAAACATGACATTTACAGTATTATCAATGGGTTGTGGTTTTTTCGTTAACGCTAAAGTAATGCCAGTGTATGTTCGTTGGATTAAATATATTGCTTTTACGTGGTATTCATTCGGTACTCTGATGTCGAGCACCTTTACGGATTCGTACTGTACCTCAGATAATCTCGATGAGTGCTTAGGCAACCAGATTTTAGAAGTTTACGGATTTTCTAAGAATTGGATAACTGTCCCTGCCGTTGTCTTACTTTGTTGGTCTGTAGGATATTTTGTGGTAGGCGCAATTATTCTATATTTGCACAAAATTGATATCACATTACAAAATGAAGTGAAAtcgaaggaaaagaaaaccagTAAGAAATCCCCATCAGGAAAGAAACCCGAGATTCAGTTGCTAGATGACGTTCATCATCAGAAGGACTTGgaagcagaaaaagaaagaaaagtatcTATTACCATAAAATTACAGGACATAGACCTGCGAGTCATTTTTTCAGCCCCTTTGTCAAATTGGAAAGAAGGCAACTTCCATCATGAAACAAAGGAGATTTTACAATCAGTGAATGCTATTTTCAAGCCTGGAATGATTAATGCAATTATGGGGCCGTCAGGGTCTGGAAAGTCCTCGCTGTTAAACCTAATCTCCGGAAGATTAAAATCCTCCGTTTTTGCCAAATTCGACACTTCAGGTTCGATAATGTTCAATGACATACAAGTTTCACAGCTTATGTTCAAAAATGTTTGCTCGTATGTCTCGCAGGATGACGACCATCTTTTGGCCGCTTTAACTGTTAAAGAAACCCTGAAGTATGCCGCTGCATTAAGGTTGCATCACTTAACTGAGGCAGAACGAATGGAAAGAACCGATAACCTGATAAGATCTTTAGGTTTAAAGCACTGTGAGAACAATATCATTGGTAATGAATTTGTCAAGGGTATAAGCGGCGGTGAAAAAAGGAGAGTAACTATGGGTGTACAATTATTAAATGATCCTCCAATCCTGTTGCTAGATGAACCAACTTCAGGCTTAGATAGCTTCACATCCGCTACTATATTGGAAATTTTGGAGAAGCTGTGTAGAGAACAGGGCAAGACCATCATTATTACCATTCATCAACCAAGATCGGAATTATTCAAGCGATTTGGCAATGTTTTATTATTAGCTAAATCAGGAAGAACCGCTTTCAATGGATCACCCGATGAAATGATTGCTTATTTTGCTAAATTGGGATTTAACTGTCCATCGTTTACGAACGTGGCagatttctttcttgatttaATTTCAGTTAATACCCAAAATGAACAGAATGAAATAAGCTCAAGAGCAAGGGTAGAAAAGATACTTAGCGCGTGGAAAGATAATATGGATAGTGAAAGCCTTTCATCAACCCCAATTTCCgaaaaacaacaatacTCTCAGGAGTCATTTTTAACAGAATACAGCGAGTTTGTAAGAAAGCCGGCTAATTTGGTTTTGGCCTACATGGTCAACGTTAAAAGGCAATTTACTActacaagaagaagctttGACTCTTTAATGGCACGTATTGCACAAATTCCAGGATTGGGTGTTATTTTTGCATTATTCTTTGCTCCGGTCAAACATAATTATACCAGTATTAGCAATCGTTTAGGGCTGGCACAAGAATCCACTGCGCTGTATTTTGTGGGTATGTTGGGGAACTTGGCTTGTTATCCAACTGAAAGAGATTATTTTTACGAAGAATACAATGATAATGTCTATGGTATAGCACCTTTTTTCTTAGCTTATATGACACTAGAGTTGCCCCTATCCGCCTTAGCTTCAGTATTATATGCGGTATTTACAGTACTGGCATGTGGGTTACCAAGAACTGCAGGCAATTTCTTTGCAACCGTTTATTGTTCCTTTATCGTTACCTGTTGTGGCGAAGCTTTGGGTATAATGACAAATACATTCTTTGAAAGGCCAGGCTTCGTCGTTAACTGTATCTCTATTATTTTATCCATTGGTACGCAGATGTCAGGATTGATGTCACTAGGCATGTCGAGAGTATTAAAGGGTTTCAACTATTTGAACCCCGTCGGATACACATCTatgattattattaattttgCATTTCCAGGTAATTTGAAGTTGACCTGTGAAGATGGTGGGAAAAATCCAGACGGTACGTGTGAGTTTGCTAATGGACATGatgttttgatttcttaCGGTTTAGTGAGAGATACGCAAAAGTATTTGGGAATTATTGTGTGTGTGGCCATAATTTATCGTCTtattgctttttttattttaaaagcAAAATTGGAATGGATAAAGTGGTGA
- the SDH5 gene encoding succinate dehydrogenase assembly factor SDH5 (Protein required for flavinylation of Sdh1p~similar to YOL071W): protein MFPALTKTLSLQGYRIINPQTGSAAWLCSRRWYSSDKDDHDDVVTRIKIAPIKRTNEPVDKKRARLIYQSRKRGILETDLLLSGFAAKYLKQMNEEELEEYDSLLNELDWDIYYWATKNFKTSPLPDKWANSKLLKQLQEFSENKEKEILSMPDLSKYQ, encoded by the coding sequence ATGTTCCCAGCACTTACGAAGACATTATCGCTGCAAGGATACAGGATTATTAACCCTCAAACGGGGTCGGCTGCGTGGTTGTGTAGTCGAAGATGGTATAGTAGTGACAAAGATGACCATGACGATGTAGTCACAAGGATCAAAATCGCCCCCATAAAAAGAACTAACGAGCCGGtagacaagaaaagagcACGGTTGATATACCAATCACGCAAAAGGGGGATCTTGGAGACGGACTTGCTTTTGTCTGGGTTTGCTGCCAAATATTTGAAGCAAATGAATGAAGAGGAACTGGAAGAATACGATTCACTATTGAATGAGTTGGACTGGGACATTTACTACTGGGCCAcaaagaatttcaaaaccAGTCCCTTGCCTGACAAGTGGGCCAACTCTAAGTTACTGAAGCAGCTACAAGAATTCagtgaaaataaagagaaagaaattttgagTATGCCAGATTTGTCCAAGTATCAATGA
- the DSC2 gene encoding Dsc2p (Multi-transmembrane subunit of the DSC ubiquitin ligase complex~similar to YOL073C), translated as MSMEPPAGLTAMPVTKIAMITTLVVPLVASIASYKHIFLLQYDPFLQTYHQYYRLFIFQFCAINESDTVILALIWYLFRHLERLLGSHKYLTLIVLSWAYTTLGIWGLNLIWNAFVGQYKWLQWNNFSTGSLPIILSLVHFYKEYTPQIYEWNIRLLGPRGGGASHDGNKQENKSSLEWKINDQFLLNGLVLLLILNQGFAGILCGFISWMCGIFIDKGLLPGLDHWRIPFVSHFISQGPPTRANVAMAANAATNTAAARATADAATAAAGNGNTGNSGPTSLPIRGSSTTPTDTSNAGDDEPGADEPARPLGVQFLDTFRR; from the coding sequence ATGTCTATGGAACCTCCTGCGGGGCTGACGGCCATGCCCGTTACCAAAATAGCCATGATTACGACACTTGTGGTGCCCTTGGTGGCCTCGATTGCAAGTTACAAGCACATATTCCTACTGCAGTATGATCCCTTTCTGCAGACCTACCATCAGTACTACCGTCTGTTCATATTCCAGTTCTGCGCTATCAATGAATCGGACACAGTGATACTAGCGTTGATATGGTATCTGTTTAGGCATCTGGAACGGCTACTAGGATCCCACAAATACTTGACATTGATTGTTTTGTCATGGGCCTACACCACACTAGGAATTTGGGGATTAAACTTAATCTGGAACGCATTTGTTGGACAGTACAAGTGGCTTCAATGGAACAACTTTAGCACGGGTTCATTGCCCATCATTTTAAGTCTGGTACACTTTTACAAAGAATACACCCCTCAGATTTACGAATGGAATATAAGATTACTAGGACCTCGAGGAGGAGGAGCAAGTCACGATGGTAACAAGCAAGAGAACAAAAGCTCTCTGGAGTGGAAAATCAACGACCAGTTCCTTCTAAACGGATTGGTTCTTTTGCTTATACTAAATCAGGGATTTGCGGGAATATTATGCGGATTCATAAGCTGGATGTGTGGTATTTTCATCGATAAGGGTCTACTACCGGGATTAGACCATTGGAGAATACCGTTTGTATCCCATTTTATTTCTCAGGGCCCACCCACGAGGGCTAACGTTGCCATGGCTGCCAATGCGGCTACGAATACGGCAGCAGCAAGAGCAACTGCCGACGCAGCTACTGCTGCCGCAGGAAATGGCAATACAGGCAACTCTGGACCTACAAGCTTGCCCATTCGTGGCTCAAGCACCACCCCTACAGATACTTCTAATGCTGGCGATGACGAGCCTGGCGCCGATGAACCTGCAAGACCATTAGGAGTCCAATTTTTGGATACTTTTAGGAGATGA
- the THP1 gene encoding Thp1p (Nuclear pore-associated protein~similar to YOL072W), with product MDMANQLLNQLANGNFTQLTLNLSQNGKEIAILQQQLTGFDDKHLETLVEQHPAMPNDTRFKIMCTSYLNYARDVDPWSVWSSSDLIFEFYQCLINCLINDNAPHIEALIPVATRETELIIGLAEKLDSFHLQLHTRSHQFLSHISSILSRLFNSIKPPRGGASSTSILGKQRILLYLVNKLNNIYFRIESPQLCSNIFKNFQPKSMLAHFNEYQLDQQIEYRYLLGRYYLLNSQVHNAFVQFNEAFQSLLSLPLTNQAIIRNGTRILNYMIPTGLILGKMVKWEPLRPFLSQEIIGNWNALYRYVRFGNIQGVSLWLRQNERHLCARQLLIVLLEKLPMVTYRNLVKTVIKFWTTQWGQNKLPYSLIERALQLSIGPTCEDSTTQEITIYNCIHSPRNVENVLVTLINLGFLRANCFPQLQLCVVKKTTMIQEIVPPVNERITKMFPAHSHVLW from the coding sequence ATGGACATGGCCAACCAGCTGCTAAATCAATTAGCTAATGGAAATTTTACACAACTGACTTTAAACCTATCCCAAAATGGTAAAGAAATTGCTATTTTACAGCAACAATTGACCGGATTTGATGATAAACACCTGGAAACATTGGTCGAACAACATCCGGCCATGCCCAATGATACGAGATTCAAAATCATGTGCACATCGTATCTAAATTATGCCCGAGATGTCGACCCATGGTCTGTCTGGTCCAGTTCGGATCTCATTTTTGAGTTTTATCAATGTTTAATCAACTGCCTCATCAACGACAATGCTCCTCACATCGAGGCATTAATACCGGTAGCAACGAGAGAAACAGAACTTATCATCGGTCTCGCTGAGAAGCTCGACTCTTTTCACTTGCAACTGCATACGAGGAGTCACCAATTTTTATCGCATATATCGTCCATCCTATCAAGATTATTTAACAGCATCAAGCCCCCACGAGGTGGCGCATCCTCCACGAGTATACTTGGAAAACAGCGAATACTGCTCTACTTGGTCAATAAACTAAATAACATCTACTTCAGGATCGAGTCACCGCAACTGTGTTCCAATATCTTCAAGAACTTTCAGCCAAAGAGCATGCTCGCACATTTCAACGAATACCAGCTAGACCAGCAGATAGAATACAGATACCTCCTTGGAAGGTACTATTTGTTAAACTCTCAAGTACACAATGCCTTCGTTCAATTCAACGAGGCTTTCCAGTCGTTATTAAGCTTGCCCTTGACGAACCAGGCAATCATTAGGAATGGCACAAGAATATTAAATTACATGATTCCTACAGGATTGATACTGGGCAAAATGGTTAAATGGGAACCGTTGCGACCGTTCCTTTCTCAAGAAATAATTGGTAACTGGAATGCTCTGTATAGATATGTACGCTTTGGGAACATCCAAGGCGTGAGTCTCTGGCTGAGACAAAACGAGCGCCATTTGTGTGCAAGACAGCTGCTAATCGTGCTCTTAGAAAAATTGCCCATGGTCACATACAGAAATCTGGTCAAAACGGTAATCAAATTCTGGACCACCCAATGGGGCCAGAACAAATTACCGTACTCTTTAATAGAACGGGCATTGCAGCTATCCATTGGTCCAACATGCGAGGATTCCACTACCCAGGAAATTACTATTTATAATTGCATTCACTCCCCCAGGAACGTCGAAAACGTACTTGTGACACTGATTAACTTGGGCTTTTTACGTGCAAACTGTTTCCCACAGTTACAATTATGTGTCGTGAAAAAGACCACAATGATACAAGAAATTGTTCCGCCTGTTAATGAACGAATCACCAAGATGTTTCCAGCCCATTCTCACGTTCTTTGGTga